TTTTTTATAGGTCAAAAACTCATAGAAGAGAACCCCAAAGGAAAAAATATCAGACCTGTAATCAACAGCTATTCCTTTTACTTGTTCTGGTGACATATACCAGGGGGTGCCAATTCGCGTTCCGACCTGCGTCAGCAAAGTTTTGGTTTCAGAACCGGCAGACCCAGTATCGGGCTTGGCGATGCCAAAGTCAATAATCTTGACCCGGCCATTTTCCAGAATTTTGATGTTCTCGGGTTTAATATCTCGGTGAATGACTTTATTAGCATGTGCAAACTGTAACCCTTTGCAAATCTGTTTTGCACAGTCCAATTTTTGCTGAAGGTTTAAAGGTTTTTTTTCGTCGATTATCAGCCGCAGGTCAGGACCTTCCAAGTATTCCATAACGATGTAGGTTCTTCCGTCCACTTCACCAAAATCGTGGACGATCGTGATATTCTCGTGCATTAGCTTGCCCGCGATTCTAGCTTCCCGATAGAATCGAGCTTTAATTTCGGGGATCTCTAAAACTATTTCCGAAATAACCTTGATGGCGACGTAGCGTTCGATTAGTGGGTCATAGGCCTTGTATACGACCCCCATTCCGCCCTTGCCAATTTCCTCGAGTATCTGGTATTTACTAATCTTTTCCATTACGTGAATTAATATAATTATTGACCAATGGAATATTTTACGGGGTTATCATAAATGATAATGCTATTGCCTCATCGTAATCAGATTAATCATACTGCAACGACTTGTGATTTTTGGACAAGATGGTATCCCGACGTTAAATGACTTCGCAAGTGAGTTAAGTATGTTCTTTGTCAATTTTATTCCTAATTTTTTTTCAATGGCATCTAATTAACTTTATATGAATTATATATCCATCACTTCAGTAACATCTTTGCAACGATCATTTCTGAAGTCTAAAATAGTGGTGTTCAGAGGATTCGTTATTTATTTTTTTTCAACAATTACATATCTAAGAGATTTACAGAGGAGGATGACATTAAAATTCCTATTTAACAATTTCTACATAAAATGTTAACGTAGTTTAACATCAAATAATTGTTTTGTCAAGAGAAATTATATTTTATTGCATGGTAAGGTGAAGGTAAAAAATTAAAACAACTATTAATATTTATTAACTCCTAATTTTACAATAAGTTAAATACTTTATTGATTTGTATTTTAGAGACTTTTTTAATTAATATTCAGCGGATAGAGTTTATCCCCCCACGGCGGCGGCATAGCAGAAAACGTCGATGGTATTTTAATAAGCGATTCAAGAATATAAATCTATCAAGAACAGTTTCGCTTTTTAACCTTCAATCAAAAAGTTTCCGGCAAAGTGTAAGCAATCGTTTTCTGTCTTCGACCTTTTAATTCAACTGGGCCAAGCTTTATAGGTTTGAAAATTTCATCGATATGTTTCGCGGTCGTGTCGCCGAGAACGAAATCATACCCGCGTGCGCCGGCGACTGTATTGAGGTGAAAAGCCACGTTCACCGTGTCCCCTAATACAGTAAAATCCCTGGAGCCGCGTGCGCCAACGGTGCCAATCATTGCCTGGCCAGTATTTAGAGAAACACGGCAGTCCCAATCATAGGCGTACCCGTGCAGGCAATCCGGACTTTCTGAAAAAAACCGGGTCTCTTTTTTTAATTCAACCGCGGCTCGGGTTGCCTCAATCGCTAAAATCTTTGCGTTTAAATCCTCGCCGGGCCAAAAAGCCATGACACAATCTCCTATGTATTTGTCAACTTTGCCGTCATATTCACGAATAATTTGCGTCATTCTTTCAAACCAGGACTGCAGCGTTCTGGTAACATCTTCATAAGGTAAAAGTTCGCTGAGTTTAGTATAACCCACGATATCTGCTACCAGAACTGTCACGACGCAGGAAGTGGTTATTGGATCAAACCGCGTTCCCACAAGCTGCAAATTTGTTTTAGAGTCAATATCCGAAAGCAGTTCGATTTTTAGTTTTGCAGATCCAATTTCGACGATGTCTCCGGTTTCGAGCTTTACCGGAGTGGTCACCGGATTGCCGTTGACAAAAGTGCCGTTGGTGCTTTTCAAATCGCTCACCCGAAGAGATGAGGTCGATGATGTTAAAATTGCATGATACCGGGAGACGTTGGGAATGTCGAGAATCAACTCATTTGAAGCATCTCTGCCCATCCGGATGGTTTTTTCTTTATATACGACCATGTGCTCCGGAATAGTCACGTTCTGTGTCTGCCGGTATTCGACCAGGGAAATTGTCTTTTTTGCGCCGGGAATAACAATTCGCCCGCTGCCCGGTTTGGCCTCAACTAAAACGATAGCAAGTGGTTGTTCAGATTCCGTTAGATTCTCTGGTGACATTTATCAAATGAGTTTAGTATGAAAGCAATTTACAAATATATGATAAATTAGTCAAGAGAACTGCAAAAGAAGAGATTCGTTGCAAGGAAGTCTTTATGTGTCAGTCTGTTTTAATTATTCGTTCACAATGCCTTTTTTGTAGGTAGTAAAAACCTTTCGTCGTCAAGTGGTAAAGTATATCCTTAATCAATTTTATTCCAATCTTTTCTAAGAAGTAACTATTTAATTTTTTTCGAGCTATAGCTCCGCCACTTCAGTAACATCTTTGAACGATCATTTCTCAAGTCTATAATAGCGCTATTCAAGCGGATTATGAGCAGTTATACAAAGATTTTGTAGAAAAGAAGTTCTTTAAATGAAAAGCTTAACAAATAATCCATTTATCAAATTCTAAATAATTTTAAAACTTTGTTTATTTTGTATAACGAAACCTAAACTACTTTTTTGAGATCAAGAATATTTAAGCAATTATCTACTCGAAGATTACATAGCGCACTGGTCTTTATTTATTCTATTTTCAACAATTACAGGACCAAGAGATTTTGCAGAAGTTTAACATTAAATAATTGTTTTGTCAAGAGAAATTATTTTTTTTTGAATGGTTAGATGGATGTATATAATCA
Above is a genomic segment from candidate division KSB1 bacterium containing:
- a CDS encoding FHA domain-containing protein; translation: MSPENLTESEQPLAIVLVEAKPGSGRIVIPGAKKTISLVEYRQTQNVTIPEHMVVYKEKTIRMGRDASNELILDIPNVSRYHAILTSSTSSLRVSDLKSTNGTFVNGNPVTTPVKLETGDIVEIGSAKLKIELLSDIDSKTNLQLVGTRFDPITTSCVVTVLVADIVGYTKLSELLPYEDVTRTLQSWFERMTQIIREYDGKVDKYIGDCVMAFWPGEDLNAKILAIEATRAAVELKKETRFFSESPDCLHGYAYDWDCRVSLNTGQAMIGTVGARGSRDFTVLGDTVNVAFHLNTVAGARGYDFVLGDTTAKHIDEIFKPIKLGPVELKGRRQKTIAYTLPETF